A genomic region of Mus musculus strain C57BL/6J chromosome 7, GRCm38.p6 C57BL/6J contains the following coding sequences:
- the Gm45337 gene encoding predicted gene 45337 has protein sequence MTCCGCSGGCGSSCGGCGSSCCCKPVCCCKPVCCCVPACSCSSCGGCKGGCGSCGGCKGGCGSCGGCSSCGGCKGGCGSCGGCKGGCGSCGGCKGGCGSCGGCSSCGGCKGGCSSCGGCKGGCGSCGGCKSCCCQSSCCKPCCCQSSCCKPCCCQSSCCKPCCCQSSCCQSSCCKPCCCQSSCCKPCCCQSCCCKPCCCESCCCKPCCCQSSCCKPCCCQSSCCKPCCCESCCCKPCCCQSSCCKPCCCQSSCCAPVCCQCKI, from the coding sequence ATGACCTGCTGTGGCTGCTCAGGaggctgtggctccagctgtgggggctgtggctccagctgctgctgcaagcctgtgtgctgctgcaagcctgtgtgctgctgtgtgccagcctgttcctgctccagctgtgggggttgcaagggaggctgtggctcctgtggagGCTGTAAAGGAGGATGTGGCTCCTGTGGAGGCTGTagctcctgtgggggctgcaagggaggctgtggctcctgtgggggctgcaagggaggctgtggctcctgtggagGCTGTAAAGGAGGATgtggctcctgtgggggctgtagctcctgtgggggctgcaagggaggctgtagttcctgtgggggctgcaaggggggttgtggctcctgtgggggctgtaagtcctgctgctgtcagtccagctgctgcaagccctgctgctgccagtccagctgctgtaagccctgctgctgccagtccagctgctgcaagccTTGCTGCTGCCAATCCAGCTGCTGCCAATCTAGTtgctgcaagccctgctgctgccagtccagctgctgcaagccctgctgctgccaATCTTgctgctgcaagccctgctgctgTGAATCCTgctgctgcaagccctgctgctgccagtccagctgctgcaagccctgctgctgccagtccagctgctgcaagccctgctgctgTGAATCCTGCTGCTGCAAGCCCTGTtgctgccagtccagctgctgcaagccctgctgctgccagtccagctgctgTGCCCCTGTGTGTTGTCAGTGCAAGATTTGA